One genomic region from Cydia amplana chromosome Z, ilCydAmpl1.1, whole genome shotgun sequence encodes:
- the LOC134660901 gene encoding heparanase-like, with protein MLSNRRLIAVCVFVTCCNVGLLVLFYNLNAHERCYVTLDEQAVRTVVSNEFLSVGIDTSEIEKHDTIDFTKPRFRKLAAALAPGRLRLGGTMSDRLIFSKEDAIPATSCDLPCPKNYSKSVCSSIHILCGKPHPFFIMTGKKWTEINQFCKATKMRLLFTLNVLLRNDSGWYDQNAIELLEYSKHKYHHIDWQLGNEPNSFQHVFNVSITPQALAQDFKHLRKLLNHYRYQHSLLVGPDTTRPQERRPECLRYMVDFLSNGSDYINARSWHQYYLNSRTAKLEDFWNPDTFDLLRSQLKTMHDHTTQYKNIPMWLTETSSSYGGGAPGLSDSYAGSPLWLDKLGLAATYNVTTVVRQSFFGGNYSLVDKQLNPLPDWWVSVIYKRLVGNKVLQVNCKCSRFQRMYAHCTNRKYTNDTTAVTIFAVNLEMAKAKFLLNGTALHGDNLSIDEYIIHAPSNNRQSKTILLNGWPLYFETSMPELEPIHIKYGNHISMPPYSIAFWVIRNTSIKVCK; from the coding sequence ATGCTGTCGAATAGACGCTTGATTGccgtttgtgtgtttgtaacATGTTGCAACGTGGGTCTTTTGGTGCTATTCTACAATCTGAACGCGCACGAGAGATGCTACGTCACGCTTGACGAGCAGGCGGTGAGAACGGTTGTTTCCAACGAGTTCCTGAGCGTCGGCATCGACACATCAGAAATCGAGAAACATGACACAATAGACTTTACAAAGCCGAGGTTTAGAAAGCTGGCGGCGGCGCTGGCGCCCGGCCGGCTCCGCCTTGGCGGCACCATGTCCGACCGACTGATATTCAGCAAAGAGGATGCCATCCCTGCAACATCTTGCGATCTACCGTGCCCCAAAAACTACTCCAAATCCGTCTGCTCTTCAATCCATATATTATGCGGCAAGCCCCATCCATTCTTCATAATGACTGGCAAGAAATGGACCGAGATCAATCAGTTTTGCAAAGCGACGAAAATGAGGCTCCTGTTCACCCTAAACGTATTGCTACGCAACGATAGTGGTTGGTACGATCAAAACGCTATTGAACTACTAGAATACTCCAAACACAAATACCACCACATAGACTGGCAGCTAGGGAATGAACCTAATTCCTTTCAACATGTTTTTAATGTAAGTATCACCCCCCAAGCCTTAGCTCAAGATTTCAAGCACCTACGTAAGCTCCTCAACCATTACCGCTACCAGCACTCTTTGCTAGTTGGGCCTGACACTACGAGACCTCAGGAGCGCCGGCCGGAATGTCTGCGTTACATGGTTGATTTCCTTTCAAATGGCTCTGACTACATAAATGCTAGGTCTTGGCatcaatattatttaaacaGCAGAACAGCCAAGTTGGAAGACTTCTGGAATCCGGACACATTTGATTTACTAAGGAGCCAGTTAAAAACTATGCATGACCACACAACACAGTACAAAAACATACCAATGTGGCTGACCGAGACAAGTAGCTCATATGGTGGAGGTGCCCCAGGTTTGTCAGACTCGTATGCAGGTAGCCCACTATGGTTAGACAAGCTGGGCCTGGCAGCCACCTACAACGTCACCACAGTTGTAAGACAAAGTTTCTTTGGAGGCAACTACAGTCTAGTAGATAAACAGTTAAACCCACTCCCCGATTGGTGGGTAAGTGTCATTTATAAGAGACTAGTTGGTAACAAGGTGTTACAAGTAAACTGTAAATGCTCACGCTTCCAGCGAATGTATGCTCATTGCACAAACAGAAAATATACCAATGACACAACAGCAGTGACTATTTTTGCTGTGAATCTGGAAATGGCTAAAGCGAaatttcttctaaacggaactGCTTTGCATGGAGATAATTTGTCTATTGATGAGTATATTATTCATGCTCCATCAAACAATAGACAATCTAAGACAATTTTATTAAATGGATGGCCATTGTATTTTGAGACCTCTATGCCTGAACTAGAGCCGATCCACATAAAGTATGGTAATCATATTTCAATGCCGCCTTATTCCATTGCATTTTGGGTCATCAGGAATACATCTATCAAAGTGTGTAAGTGA